In one window of Cololabis saira isolate AMF1-May2022 chromosome 23, fColSai1.1, whole genome shotgun sequence DNA:
- the kcnj8 gene encoding ATP-sensitive inward rectifier potassium channel 8: MLARKSIIPEEFGLPGLASRMPRKPVFRDRVNKARFIAKNGSCNLAHKNIREQGRFLQDVFTTLVDLKWRFTLVIFTTTFVSSWLLFAMSWWLVAFAHGDLDPERSNGTDCVTAVKSFTSAFLFSIEVQVTIGFGGRMITEQCPTAITVLIMQNIVGLIINAVMLGCIFMKTAQSNRRAETLIFSRHAVIAVRNNHLCFMIRIGDLRKSMIIGATVRLQVVRKTTTPEGEVIPIHQIDVQTESAVASNSLFLLAPLIICHTIDKNSPLYDLSAMELQCSDLEVIVILEGVVETTGITTQARTSYVSEEIQWGHRFVPIVTEEEGVYSVDYSKFGNTVKVATPRYSARELDEKPSILIQTLQKSELSHQNSLRKRNSMRRNNSMRKGGGSSGSLRRNNSGIASPKVQFFTPSDGGHNLNAVT; encoded by the exons ATGCTGGCCAGGAAAAGCATCATCCCGGAGGAGTTCGGTCTGCCGGGGCTCGCCTCCCGCATGCCCCGCAAGCCGGTGTTCCGGGACCGCGTCAACAAAGCCCGCTTCATCGCCAAGAACGGCTCCTGCAACCTGGCGCACAAGAACATCCGCGAGCAGGGCCGCTTCCTGCAGGACGTGTTCACCACGctggtggacctgaagtggcgCTTCACGCTGGTCATCTTCACCACCACGTTCGTGAGCAGCTGGCTGCTGTTCGCCATGAGCTGGTGGCTGGTGGCGTTCGCGCACGGAGACCTGGACCCGGAGCGCAGCAACGGCACCGACTGCGTCACTGCGGTCAA GTCCTTCACCTCAGCCTTCCTGTTCTCCATCGAGGTCCAGGTGACCATCGGCTTCGGGGGACGCATGATAACGGAGCAGTGTCCCACTGCCATCACCGTACTCATCATGCAGAACATCGTGGGACTCATCATCAATGCCGTCATGTTGG GTTGTATCTTTATGAAGACGGCTCAGTCGAACCGTCGGGCAGAGACTCTGATCTTCAGCCGTCACGCTGTGATCGCTGTGAGGAACAACCACCTGTGCTTCATGATTCGTATCGGAGATCTGAGGAAGAGCATGATTATAGGAGCCACTGTCCGCTTACAG GTGGTGAGGAAGACGACCACCCCCGAGGGCGAGGTGATCCCCATCCACCAGATCGACGTCCAGACGGAGAGCGCCGTGGCCAGCAACAGTCTGTTCCTGCTCGCGCCGCTCATCATCTGCCATACCATCGACAAAAACAG CCCGCTGTATGACCTGTCAGCCATGGAGCTGCAGTGCAGCGACCTGGAGGTGATTGTCATCTTGGAGGGGGTTGTGGAGACAACAGGGATCACCACGCAGGCTCGGACCTCCTACGTATCTGAGGAAATCCAGTGGGGTCACCGGTTTGTTCCCATAGTTACAGAGGAGGAGGGCGTCTACTCGGTGGACTACTCCAAATTTGGCAACACAGTAAAG GTGGCAACGCCGCGCTACAGCGCGAGGGAGCTGGACGAGAAGCCGTCCATCTTAATCCAGACCCTTCAGAAGAGCGAGCTGTCACACCAGAACTCCCTGAGGAAGCGAAACTCCATGCGACGAAACAACTCCATGCGGAAAGGAGGTGGGAGCAGCGGGAGCCTGCGCAGGAACAACTCGGGGATCGCTTCACCCAAAGTCCAGTTCTTCACCCCGTCCGACGGCGGCCACAACCTGAATGCCGTCACCTGA
- the echdc3 gene encoding enoyl-CoA hydratase domain-containing protein 3, mitochondrial, with translation MARVLLQSRVVGVFQLSRKTSLLPAARLCSQNQPEPLTLQEQSNGIRRIILNNPKKRNALSLSMLESLKKNIVTDVDSNDLRVIIISAKGPVFSSGHDLKELTSAQGREYHTKVFQTCSEVMTLIQDIPVPVMAMVNGVATAAGCQLVASCDIVVATEKSTFATPGVNVGLFCSTPAVAIGRAVPRKVAMEMLFTGTPISAHDALLHGLISKVVPEARLEEETLAIAQRVCQASRPVVALGKATFQRQMAQGRDAAYATASKVMVDNLALRDGQEGIQAFIEKRKPVWSQKAEKAHD, from the exons ATGGCTCGTGTCCTGCTGCAGTCCAGAGTTGTCGGTGTGTTTCAGCTCAGCAGGAAAACGTCTCTGCTGCCCGCGGCTCGGCTTTGCTCCCAGAACCAGCCCGAGCCCCTGACGCTGCAGGAGCAGAGCAACGGAATCAG GAGAATCATATTAAACAATCCCAAGAAGAGGAATGCTCTATCTTTGTCTATGCTGGAATCACTCAAAAAGAACATTGTGACTGATGTCGACAGCAACGATTTAAGAGTTATTATCATATCGg CCAAAGGTCCAGTGTTTTCATCGGGTCATGATCTGAAAGAGCTGACGTCAGCTCAGGGCCGCGAGTATCACACAAAGGTGTTTCAGACCTGTTCAGAG GTGATGACTCTGATTCAAGACATACCTGTTCCAGTGATGGCTATGGTAAATGGTGTCGCCACGGCGGCTGGTTGCCAACTTGTTGCCAGTTGTGATATTGTTGTGGCAACAGAGAAGTCCACCTTTGCCACTCCAGGTGTCAACGTGGGTCTGTTCTGCTCAACTCCAGCGGTGGCCATCGGCAGAGCTGTGCCAAGGAAG GTTGCCATGGAGATGTTGTTCACAGGAACTCCCATTTCAGCCCATGATGCTCTACTGCATGGACTGATTAGTAAGGTGGTGCCGGAGGCACGGTTGGAGGAGGAGACGTTAGCCATCGCCCAGAGAGTGTGCCAGGCCAGCCGGCCAGTAGTAGCTCTTGGCAAAGCCACTTTCCAAAG ACAAATGGCTCAAGGCAGAGATGCAGCTTATGCCACTGCTTCCAAGGTGATGGTGGACAACCTGGCTCTGAGAGATGGGCAGGAGGGGATCCAGGCCTTTATAGAAAAGCGAAAACCAGTGTGGAGTCAAAAAGCAGAAAAAGCCCACGACTGA